A single Phragmites australis chromosome 4, lpPhrAust1.1, whole genome shotgun sequence DNA region contains:
- the LOC133917126 gene encoding UPF0548 protein At2g17695-like isoform X1 produces MGSSPSYRLVVAHGRGRRRSYGLPHRRPGRKAQSAPGVDKAQIGPPHLHLPPRPCRRAAIGAPLRPESPLSNSPSALPTQCAFQDNQSSPCDVTNSVFIDLPPSTLFQDKVLQQESMAWGGLFLSFGRPSQEQQKSCLAVAGGFNYDAALQGASRPISAAATLTSQAAETSDKALAKRGFFVNRSRVLIGSGSDTFLHAKSALLSWGHLALGWATVQPDTPVKVGTRFCICYKELIPWVMLPLQIAYVKDGNAKGGMFAFGSGTLQGHLLAGEERFSVQLDEEDRVWYEVFSFSKPAHILSALCYPYVQLRQKHFARQSGEALLRHVAAATVATRSQQM; encoded by the exons ATGGGTTCGTCACCGTCGTACCGGCTGGTGGTTGCCCATGGGCGAGGGCGACGACGTTCTTATGGGCTTCCGCACCGTCGCCCGGGTCGAAAGGCCCAGTCAGCGCCGGGGGTCGACAAGGCCCAGATCGGTCCACCTCACCTGCATCTGCCTCCTCGACCCTGCCGCCGCGCCGCGATTGGAGCACCACTCCGGCCGGAGTCGCCGCTCTCCAACTCACCGTCCGCGCTGCCGACCCAGTGCGCGTTCCAG GACAACCAATCATCCCCATGTGACGTGACAAATTCCGTCTTTATCGATTTACCGCCCTCAACATTATTTCAGGATAAGGTACTGCAGCAAGAATCCATGGCATGGGGAGGtctcttcttgagcttcggCCGGCCCTCACAGGAGCAGCAGAAGTCCTGCCTTGCGGTTGCTGGTGGCTTCAACTACGACGCAGCTCTCCAGGGGGCCTCACGCCCAATATCAGCAGCTGCCACCTTAACGTCCCAAGCTGCTGAAACAAGTGACAAAGCACTCGCCAAGCGTGGCTTCTTTGTGAACCGCTCACGTGTTCTGATCGGCTCCGGCTCTGACACCTTCCTCCACGCCAAGTCTGCCCTCCTCTCCTGGGG GCACTTGGCGCTAGGTTGGGCAACTGTGCAACCGGACACACCGGTAAAGGTTGGGACAAGGTTCTGCATCTGTTATAAGGAGCTGATCCCCTGGGTCATGCTGCCACTCCAGATCGCCTATGTGAAGGATGGCAACGCCAAGGGCGGCATGTTTGCGTTCGGCAGCGGCACTCTACAAGGCCATCTGCTG GCTGGAGAGGAGCGGTTCTCGGTGCAGCTGGACGAAGAAGATCGAGTGTGGTATGAGGTGTTCTCCTTCTCCAAGCCGGCGCACATCCTGTCAGCTCTGTGCTACCCGTATGTGCAGTTGAGGCAGAAGCATTTCGCGCGGCAGTCAGGGGAGGCGCTCCTCAGGCATGTGGCTGCTGCTACTGTTGCTACAAGATCGCAGCAAATGTAG
- the LOC133917124 gene encoding phosphoglucan phosphatase DSP4, amyloplastic-like isoform X1: MPSSSSSPSSWGPPLARYFYPRRLRLLALARARPGEAMNCLQNLLKEPPLVGSRSMRRPSPLNLAMVRGGSRRSNTVKTVIGWPLQAPGASTSGAESSAVEAGTEKSEVYSTNMTQSMGAVLTYRHELGMNYNFIRPDLIVGSCLQSPLDVDKLREIGVKTVFCLQQDSDLEYFAVDIRAIQDYSLQFKDIEHCRAEIRDFDAFDLRLRLPAVVSKLHKLINHNGGVTYIHCTAGLGRAPAVALAYMFWILGYSLNDGHQLLQSKRACFPKLEAIKLATADILTGLSRNRITLKWENGSCSSVEISGLDIGWGQRIPLTYDEEKGAWYLEKELPEGRYEYKYIVDGKWLCNENENITKPNADGHVNNYVQVSRDGTSDEEKELRERLTGPNPDLTEEERLMIREYLEQYVER, from the exons atgccctcctcctcctcctccccctcttcgTGGGGTCCTCCGCTCGCGAGATATTTTTACCCgcgtcgcctccgcctcctcgcccTTGCGCGCGCACGACCAGGGGAAGCCATGAACTGCCTCCAGAACCTGCTCAA GGAGCCCCCGCTCGTGGGATCGAGGTCCATGAGGCGGCCCTCGCCGCTCAATCTG GCGATGGTTCGTGGCGGGAGTCGCCGATCAAACACCGTCAAAACT GTTATCGGTTGGCCGTTGCAGGCACCTGGGGCGTCCACTTCTGGTGCGGAGAGCAGTGCAGTGGAGGCGGGCACGGAAAAATCTGAAGTGTATAGCACTAACATGACACAGTCTATGGGAGCAG TATTGACGTACAGACATGAGCTCGGGATGAACTACAATTTCATACGCCCAGACTTGATCGTAGGTTCCTGCTTACAG AGCCCACTTGATGTTGATAAGCTTCGGGAGATTGGTGTAAAAACTGTATTCTGCTTGCAACAAGATTCGGACCTTGA ATATTTTGCAGTTGATATCCGTGCCATTCAAGATTATAGCCTACAGTTTAAAGATATTGAGCACTGCCGTGCTGAAATTAG GGATTTTGATGCTTTTGATTTGCGATTGAGGCTTCCTGCTGTGGTTAGCAAATTGCACAAGCTTATCAACCATAATGGTGGTGTAACATATATACATTGTACTGCTGGACTTGGAAGAGCTCCTGCTGTCGCA TTGGCTTATATGTTCTGGATTCTTGGGTACAGTCTTAATGATGGGCATCAGCTACTGCAG AGTAAAAGGGCTTGCTTTCCAAAGTTGGAAGCCATTAAGTTGGCAACTGCTGACATT CTGACGGGCTTATCAAGAAATCGCATCACTTTGAAGTGGGAAAATGGTAGTTGTTCTTCTGTTGAAATTTCTGGGCTTGACATTGGCTGGGGACAG AGAATTCCTTTGACATATGATGAGGAGAAAGGAGCTTGGTATCTTGAGAAGGAGTTGCCT GAAGGACGGTATGAATACAAATATATAGTGGACGGCAAGTGGCTGTGCAATGAGAACGAGAATATAACCAAACCGAATGCCGATGGCCATGTGAATAACTACGTCCAG GTCTCCAGGGATGGGACTAGTGATGAAGAGAAAGAATTAAGGGAGCGTTTGACTGGTCCGAACCCCGATCTCACGGAAGAGGAAAGACTGATGATCAGAGAGTACTTGGAGCAATACGTAGAGCGTTAA
- the LOC133917124 gene encoding phosphoglucan phosphatase DSP4, amyloplastic-like isoform X3 codes for MPSSSSSPSSWGPPLARYFYPRRLRLLALARARPGEAMNCLQNLLKEPPLVGSRSMRRPSPLNLAPGASTSGAESSAVEAGTEKSEVYSTNMTQSMGAVLTYRHELGMNYNFIRPDLIVGSCLQSPLDVDKLREIGVKTVFCLQQDSDLEYFAVDIRAIQDYSLQFKDIEHCRAEIRDFDAFDLRLRLPAVVSKLHKLINHNGGVTYIHCTAGLGRAPAVALAYMFWILGYSLNDGHQLLQSKRACFPKLEAIKLATADILTGLSRNRITLKWENGSCSSVEISGLDIGWGQRIPLTYDEEKGAWYLEKELPEGRYEYKYIVDGKWLCNENENITKPNADGHVNNYVQVSRDGTSDEEKELRERLTGPNPDLTEEERLMIREYLEQYVER; via the exons atgccctcctcctcctcctccccctcttcgTGGGGTCCTCCGCTCGCGAGATATTTTTACCCgcgtcgcctccgcctcctcgcccTTGCGCGCGCACGACCAGGGGAAGCCATGAACTGCCTCCAGAACCTGCTCAA GGAGCCCCCGCTCGTGGGATCGAGGTCCATGAGGCGGCCCTCGCCGCTCAATCTG GCACCTGGGGCGTCCACTTCTGGTGCGGAGAGCAGTGCAGTGGAGGCGGGCACGGAAAAATCTGAAGTGTATAGCACTAACATGACACAGTCTATGGGAGCAG TATTGACGTACAGACATGAGCTCGGGATGAACTACAATTTCATACGCCCAGACTTGATCGTAGGTTCCTGCTTACAG AGCCCACTTGATGTTGATAAGCTTCGGGAGATTGGTGTAAAAACTGTATTCTGCTTGCAACAAGATTCGGACCTTGA ATATTTTGCAGTTGATATCCGTGCCATTCAAGATTATAGCCTACAGTTTAAAGATATTGAGCACTGCCGTGCTGAAATTAG GGATTTTGATGCTTTTGATTTGCGATTGAGGCTTCCTGCTGTGGTTAGCAAATTGCACAAGCTTATCAACCATAATGGTGGTGTAACATATATACATTGTACTGCTGGACTTGGAAGAGCTCCTGCTGTCGCA TTGGCTTATATGTTCTGGATTCTTGGGTACAGTCTTAATGATGGGCATCAGCTACTGCAG AGTAAAAGGGCTTGCTTTCCAAAGTTGGAAGCCATTAAGTTGGCAACTGCTGACATT CTGACGGGCTTATCAAGAAATCGCATCACTTTGAAGTGGGAAAATGGTAGTTGTTCTTCTGTTGAAATTTCTGGGCTTGACATTGGCTGGGGACAG AGAATTCCTTTGACATATGATGAGGAGAAAGGAGCTTGGTATCTTGAGAAGGAGTTGCCT GAAGGACGGTATGAATACAAATATATAGTGGACGGCAAGTGGCTGTGCAATGAGAACGAGAATATAACCAAACCGAATGCCGATGGCCATGTGAATAACTACGTCCAG GTCTCCAGGGATGGGACTAGTGATGAAGAGAAAGAATTAAGGGAGCGTTTGACTGGTCCGAACCCCGATCTCACGGAAGAGGAAAGACTGATGATCAGAGAGTACTTGGAGCAATACGTAGAGCGTTAA
- the LOC133917124 gene encoding phosphoglucan phosphatase DSP4, amyloplastic-like isoform X2 — MPSSSSSPSSWGPPLARYFYPRRLRLLALARARPGEAMNCLQNLLKEPPLVGSRSMRRPSPLNLAMVRGGSRRSNTVKTAPGASTSGAESSAVEAGTEKSEVYSTNMTQSMGAVLTYRHELGMNYNFIRPDLIVGSCLQSPLDVDKLREIGVKTVFCLQQDSDLEYFAVDIRAIQDYSLQFKDIEHCRAEIRDFDAFDLRLRLPAVVSKLHKLINHNGGVTYIHCTAGLGRAPAVALAYMFWILGYSLNDGHQLLQSKRACFPKLEAIKLATADILTGLSRNRITLKWENGSCSSVEISGLDIGWGQRIPLTYDEEKGAWYLEKELPEGRYEYKYIVDGKWLCNENENITKPNADGHVNNYVQVSRDGTSDEEKELRERLTGPNPDLTEEERLMIREYLEQYVER, encoded by the exons atgccctcctcctcctcctccccctcttcgTGGGGTCCTCCGCTCGCGAGATATTTTTACCCgcgtcgcctccgcctcctcgcccTTGCGCGCGCACGACCAGGGGAAGCCATGAACTGCCTCCAGAACCTGCTCAA GGAGCCCCCGCTCGTGGGATCGAGGTCCATGAGGCGGCCCTCGCCGCTCAATCTG GCGATGGTTCGTGGCGGGAGTCGCCGATCAAACACCGTCAAAACT GCACCTGGGGCGTCCACTTCTGGTGCGGAGAGCAGTGCAGTGGAGGCGGGCACGGAAAAATCTGAAGTGTATAGCACTAACATGACACAGTCTATGGGAGCAG TATTGACGTACAGACATGAGCTCGGGATGAACTACAATTTCATACGCCCAGACTTGATCGTAGGTTCCTGCTTACAG AGCCCACTTGATGTTGATAAGCTTCGGGAGATTGGTGTAAAAACTGTATTCTGCTTGCAACAAGATTCGGACCTTGA ATATTTTGCAGTTGATATCCGTGCCATTCAAGATTATAGCCTACAGTTTAAAGATATTGAGCACTGCCGTGCTGAAATTAG GGATTTTGATGCTTTTGATTTGCGATTGAGGCTTCCTGCTGTGGTTAGCAAATTGCACAAGCTTATCAACCATAATGGTGGTGTAACATATATACATTGTACTGCTGGACTTGGAAGAGCTCCTGCTGTCGCA TTGGCTTATATGTTCTGGATTCTTGGGTACAGTCTTAATGATGGGCATCAGCTACTGCAG AGTAAAAGGGCTTGCTTTCCAAAGTTGGAAGCCATTAAGTTGGCAACTGCTGACATT CTGACGGGCTTATCAAGAAATCGCATCACTTTGAAGTGGGAAAATGGTAGTTGTTCTTCTGTTGAAATTTCTGGGCTTGACATTGGCTGGGGACAG AGAATTCCTTTGACATATGATGAGGAGAAAGGAGCTTGGTATCTTGAGAAGGAGTTGCCT GAAGGACGGTATGAATACAAATATATAGTGGACGGCAAGTGGCTGTGCAATGAGAACGAGAATATAACCAAACCGAATGCCGATGGCCATGTGAATAACTACGTCCAG GTCTCCAGGGATGGGACTAGTGATGAAGAGAAAGAATTAAGGGAGCGTTTGACTGGTCCGAACCCCGATCTCACGGAAGAGGAAAGACTGATGATCAGAGAGTACTTGGAGCAATACGTAGAGCGTTAA
- the LOC133917127 gene encoding cyclin-dependent protein kinase inhibitor EL2-like — MSASPEFYKPSAPAFSPCGSPPRPGLGAGGEEEYCYNCRTPTGSGIGYLREPTTCPPAPRKPPPPPCKKRLFQGEAQAPLLSLRLDELERLFRPQPPPQCDKRRRSARQQSKLDSTRLEASS, encoded by the coding sequence ATGTCCGCGTCGCCCGAGTTCTACAAGCCCTCAGCGCCGGCCTTCTCGCCGTGCGGCTCGCCGCCCCGACCAGGACTAGGAGCAGGCGGAGAAGAGGAGTACTGCTACAACTGCCGGACGCCGACGGGCAGCGGGATCGGCTACCTCAGGGAGCCCACCACGTGCCCGCCCGCGCCAAGGaagcccccgccgccgccctgcAAGAAGCGGCTTTTCCAGGGAGAGGCACAGGCACCCCTCCTCAGCCTGCGCCTCGACGAGCTGGAGCGCCTCTTCcgcccgcagccgccgccgcagtGCGACAAGCGCCGCCGTTCGGCCAGGCAACAGAGCAAGCTAGACAGTACGCGATTGGAAGCCTCAAGCTAG
- the LOC133917126 gene encoding UPF0548 protein At2g17695-like isoform X2, which yields MGSSPSYRLVVAHGRGRRRSYGLPHRRPGRKAQSAPGVDKAQIGPPHLHLPPRPCRRAAIGAPLRPESPLSNSPSALPTQCAFQDKVLQQESMAWGGLFLSFGRPSQEQQKSCLAVAGGFNYDAALQGASRPISAAATLTSQAAETSDKALAKRGFFVNRSRVLIGSGSDTFLHAKSALLSWGHLALGWATVQPDTPVKVGTRFCICYKELIPWVMLPLQIAYVKDGNAKGGMFAFGSGTLQGHLLAGEERFSVQLDEEDRVWYEVFSFSKPAHILSALCYPYVQLRQKHFARQSGEALLRHVAAATVATRSQQM from the exons ATGGGTTCGTCACCGTCGTACCGGCTGGTGGTTGCCCATGGGCGAGGGCGACGACGTTCTTATGGGCTTCCGCACCGTCGCCCGGGTCGAAAGGCCCAGTCAGCGCCGGGGGTCGACAAGGCCCAGATCGGTCCACCTCACCTGCATCTGCCTCCTCGACCCTGCCGCCGCGCCGCGATTGGAGCACCACTCCGGCCGGAGTCGCCGCTCTCCAACTCACCGTCCGCGCTGCCGACCCAGTGCGCGTTCCAG GATAAGGTACTGCAGCAAGAATCCATGGCATGGGGAGGtctcttcttgagcttcggCCGGCCCTCACAGGAGCAGCAGAAGTCCTGCCTTGCGGTTGCTGGTGGCTTCAACTACGACGCAGCTCTCCAGGGGGCCTCACGCCCAATATCAGCAGCTGCCACCTTAACGTCCCAAGCTGCTGAAACAAGTGACAAAGCACTCGCCAAGCGTGGCTTCTTTGTGAACCGCTCACGTGTTCTGATCGGCTCCGGCTCTGACACCTTCCTCCACGCCAAGTCTGCCCTCCTCTCCTGGGG GCACTTGGCGCTAGGTTGGGCAACTGTGCAACCGGACACACCGGTAAAGGTTGGGACAAGGTTCTGCATCTGTTATAAGGAGCTGATCCCCTGGGTCATGCTGCCACTCCAGATCGCCTATGTGAAGGATGGCAACGCCAAGGGCGGCATGTTTGCGTTCGGCAGCGGCACTCTACAAGGCCATCTGCTG GCTGGAGAGGAGCGGTTCTCGGTGCAGCTGGACGAAGAAGATCGAGTGTGGTATGAGGTGTTCTCCTTCTCCAAGCCGGCGCACATCCTGTCAGCTCTGTGCTACCCGTATGTGCAGTTGAGGCAGAAGCATTTCGCGCGGCAGTCAGGGGAGGCGCTCCTCAGGCATGTGGCTGCTGCTACTGTTGCTACAAGATCGCAGCAAATGTAG
- the LOC133917124 gene encoding phosphoglucan phosphatase DSP4, amyloplastic-like isoform X5, producing MPSSSSSPSSWGPPLARYFYPRRLRLLALARARPGEAMNCLQNLLKEPPLVGSRSMRRPSPLNLAMVRGGSRRSNTVKTVIGWPLQAPGASTSGAESSAVEAGTEKSEVYSTNMTQSMGAVLTYRHELGMNYNFIRPDLIVGSCLQSPLDVDKLREIGVKTVFCLQQDSDLEYFAVDIRAIQDYSLQFKDIEHCRAEIRDFDAFDLRLRLPAVVSKLHKLINHNGGVTYIHCTAGLGRAPAVALAYMFWILGYSLNDGHQLLQSKRACFPKLEAIKLATADILTGLSRNRITLKWENGSCSSVEISGLDIGWGQTEENLYPSCLIDYRQCMQARKHV from the exons atgccctcctcctcctcctccccctcttcgTGGGGTCCTCCGCTCGCGAGATATTTTTACCCgcgtcgcctccgcctcctcgcccTTGCGCGCGCACGACCAGGGGAAGCCATGAACTGCCTCCAGAACCTGCTCAA GGAGCCCCCGCTCGTGGGATCGAGGTCCATGAGGCGGCCCTCGCCGCTCAATCTG GCGATGGTTCGTGGCGGGAGTCGCCGATCAAACACCGTCAAAACT GTTATCGGTTGGCCGTTGCAGGCACCTGGGGCGTCCACTTCTGGTGCGGAGAGCAGTGCAGTGGAGGCGGGCACGGAAAAATCTGAAGTGTATAGCACTAACATGACACAGTCTATGGGAGCAG TATTGACGTACAGACATGAGCTCGGGATGAACTACAATTTCATACGCCCAGACTTGATCGTAGGTTCCTGCTTACAG AGCCCACTTGATGTTGATAAGCTTCGGGAGATTGGTGTAAAAACTGTATTCTGCTTGCAACAAGATTCGGACCTTGA ATATTTTGCAGTTGATATCCGTGCCATTCAAGATTATAGCCTACAGTTTAAAGATATTGAGCACTGCCGTGCTGAAATTAG GGATTTTGATGCTTTTGATTTGCGATTGAGGCTTCCTGCTGTGGTTAGCAAATTGCACAAGCTTATCAACCATAATGGTGGTGTAACATATATACATTGTACTGCTGGACTTGGAAGAGCTCCTGCTGTCGCA TTGGCTTATATGTTCTGGATTCTTGGGTACAGTCTTAATGATGGGCATCAGCTACTGCAG AGTAAAAGGGCTTGCTTTCCAAAGTTGGAAGCCATTAAGTTGGCAACTGCTGACATT CTGACGGGCTTATCAAGAAATCGCATCACTTTGAAGTGGGAAAATGGTAGTTGTTCTTCTGTTGAAATTTCTGGGCTTGACATTGGCTGGGGACAG ACTGAAGAAAACCTTTATCCAAGCTGCTTAATAGATTACAGACAATG CATGCAAGCTCGGAAGCATGTCTAA
- the LOC133917124 gene encoding phosphoglucan phosphatase DSP4, amyloplastic-like isoform X4 — MPSSSSSPSSWGPPLARYFYPRRLRLLALARARPGEAMNCLQNLLKEPPLVGSRSMRRPSPLNLAMVRGGSRRSNTVKTVIGWPLQAPGASTSGAESSAVEAGTEKSEVYSTNMTQSMGAVLTYRHELGMNYNFIRPDLIVGSCLQSPLDVDKLREIGVKTVFCLQQDSDLEYFAVDIRAIQDYSLQFKDIEHCRAEIRDFDAFDLRLRLPAVVSKLHKLINHNGGVTYIHCTAGLGRAPAVALAYMFWILGYSLNDGHQLLQSKRACFPKLEAIKLATADILTGLSRNRITLKWENGSCSSVEISGLDIGWGQTEENLYPSCLIDYRQCYSMQARKHV; from the exons atgccctcctcctcctcctccccctcttcgTGGGGTCCTCCGCTCGCGAGATATTTTTACCCgcgtcgcctccgcctcctcgcccTTGCGCGCGCACGACCAGGGGAAGCCATGAACTGCCTCCAGAACCTGCTCAA GGAGCCCCCGCTCGTGGGATCGAGGTCCATGAGGCGGCCCTCGCCGCTCAATCTG GCGATGGTTCGTGGCGGGAGTCGCCGATCAAACACCGTCAAAACT GTTATCGGTTGGCCGTTGCAGGCACCTGGGGCGTCCACTTCTGGTGCGGAGAGCAGTGCAGTGGAGGCGGGCACGGAAAAATCTGAAGTGTATAGCACTAACATGACACAGTCTATGGGAGCAG TATTGACGTACAGACATGAGCTCGGGATGAACTACAATTTCATACGCCCAGACTTGATCGTAGGTTCCTGCTTACAG AGCCCACTTGATGTTGATAAGCTTCGGGAGATTGGTGTAAAAACTGTATTCTGCTTGCAACAAGATTCGGACCTTGA ATATTTTGCAGTTGATATCCGTGCCATTCAAGATTATAGCCTACAGTTTAAAGATATTGAGCACTGCCGTGCTGAAATTAG GGATTTTGATGCTTTTGATTTGCGATTGAGGCTTCCTGCTGTGGTTAGCAAATTGCACAAGCTTATCAACCATAATGGTGGTGTAACATATATACATTGTACTGCTGGACTTGGAAGAGCTCCTGCTGTCGCA TTGGCTTATATGTTCTGGATTCTTGGGTACAGTCTTAATGATGGGCATCAGCTACTGCAG AGTAAAAGGGCTTGCTTTCCAAAGTTGGAAGCCATTAAGTTGGCAACTGCTGACATT CTGACGGGCTTATCAAGAAATCGCATCACTTTGAAGTGGGAAAATGGTAGTTGTTCTTCTGTTGAAATTTCTGGGCTTGACATTGGCTGGGGACAG ACTGAAGAAAACCTTTATCCAAGCTGCTTAATAGATTACAGACAATG TTACAGCATGCAAGCTCGGAAGCATGTCTAA